Proteins from a single region of Gordonia hongkongensis:
- a CDS encoding DUF2752 domain-containing protein, whose protein sequence is MTLDHRREQGLSGTQVVGATTVAVVGAAALGAACVFSPAGVESGPPLCPFAVMTGLPCPGCGLTRSWVAFMHGDVGSAFTFNAFGPVFLVLTAVTVVVAAATLVRRRGAPLAGWRDRVLGPVGAVLLGVWLTYGFVRILDAAFGWGFFPVVV, encoded by the coding sequence ATGACCCTCGATCACCGCCGCGAACAGGGCTTATCGGGCACCCAGGTGGTGGGGGCGACGACCGTCGCGGTGGTCGGTGCCGCCGCGCTCGGCGCCGCGTGTGTGTTCAGTCCGGCTGGTGTGGAGAGCGGACCGCCGCTGTGTCCGTTCGCGGTGATGACCGGCCTTCCGTGTCCCGGCTGCGGACTCACCCGGAGCTGGGTTGCGTTCATGCACGGCGACGTCGGGTCCGCGTTCACGTTCAACGCCTTCGGACCGGTGTTCCTGGTGCTGACCGCGGTGACCGTCGTCGTGGCAGCGGCCACCCTCGTGCGCCGGCGCGGGGCACCGCTCGCCGGCTGGCGCGACCGCGTGCTCGGACCCGTCGGTGCCGTACTGCTGGGCGTGTGGCTGACCTACGGCTTCGTGCGCATCCTCGACGCCGCATTCGGGTGGGGGTTCTTCCCGGTCGTCGTGTGA
- a CDS encoding MarR family winged helix-turn-helix transcriptional regulator, with the protein MNNDDLVHRLRSLTLELDVFGSAFAARNELHATDLRALVALLDRQRSGDVASPGWLAGHLGLNSASTTALIDRLETKGLVSRSRDGTDRRKVALHVTDAAQQMGWSFFGPLIEQVIAVADGFSDDELAAIRTFLDRVTTAVADARSR; encoded by the coding sequence GTGAACAACGACGACCTCGTGCACCGGTTGCGATCGTTGACCTTGGAGCTCGATGTGTTCGGCTCCGCTTTCGCCGCCCGAAACGAATTGCACGCCACCGATCTCCGAGCCCTCGTCGCGCTGTTGGACCGGCAGCGGTCAGGCGACGTCGCGTCGCCGGGTTGGCTGGCCGGTCATCTCGGCCTCAACAGCGCATCGACGACGGCCCTGATAGATCGCCTGGAGACGAAGGGCCTGGTTTCGCGCTCGCGGGACGGCACCGACCGTCGGAAGGTGGCGCTGCACGTCACCGACGCGGCTCAGCAGATGGGGTGGTCGTTCTTCGGACCGCTCATCGAGCAGGTCATCGCCGTGGCCGACGGATTCTCCGACGATGAACTTGCCGCCATCCGCACCTTCCTCGATCGGGTCACGACTGCGGTGGCCGACGCTCGCAGCCGCTGA
- a CDS encoding fluoride efflux transporter FluC produces the protein MHRDEHRELPVDPDERPVHLRVQAVAWVFAGGILGTGLRLWAENSFPAVEGQWPWATFGVNVAGAFVLGALLELLMRSGPDDGWRQRIRLFGGTGICGALTTYSTFALEITELTRASAVVTATMYAVLSVVLGVLAAGCGIGVASTIAGRRERS, from the coding sequence GTGCACCGAGACGAGCACCGCGAACTCCCGGTCGATCCGGACGAACGCCCTGTGCACCTGCGTGTGCAGGCCGTCGCCTGGGTGTTCGCCGGCGGGATTCTCGGCACCGGGCTCCGGCTGTGGGCCGAGAACTCGTTCCCGGCCGTCGAAGGGCAGTGGCCCTGGGCCACTTTCGGGGTGAACGTCGCCGGCGCGTTCGTGCTGGGAGCGTTGCTCGAGTTGCTGATGCGTTCGGGACCCGACGACGGATGGCGCCAGCGCATCCGTCTCTTCGGCGGCACCGGCATCTGTGGGGCGCTGACCACCTACAGCACCTTCGCGCTGGAGATCACCGAACTGACACGGGCTTCGGCGGTCGTGACCGCAACCATGTATGCGGTGCTGAGCGTGGTGCTGGGGGTTCTCGCGGCGGGTTGCGGGATCGGAGTCGCATCGACGATCGCCGGGCGGAGGGAACGGTCGTGA
- a CDS encoding DUF6790 family protein gives MLDGVLRTAIRLVPFVGLVGAIITTIVDVSTPGGDLGRDLLENSVLWMIGVQGWMTGCGHMFFGEPIAESIGWPPKTPWQWEVGLASLATGVLGVIASGFGDEFTLATIIAFSVFYLGAAVGHVREMVTRRNFKAGNAGPIFFFDVLVPIYLIVLYVSVT, from the coding sequence ATGCTCGATGGTGTGCTTCGCACCGCGATCCGGCTGGTGCCGTTCGTCGGGCTGGTCGGCGCGATCATCACCACGATCGTCGACGTGTCGACCCCGGGTGGTGACCTGGGCCGGGATCTGCTCGAGAACTCCGTGTTGTGGATGATCGGTGTCCAGGGATGGATGACCGGGTGCGGCCACATGTTCTTCGGCGAGCCGATCGCCGAGTCGATCGGGTGGCCCCCGAAGACGCCGTGGCAATGGGAGGTCGGGCTCGCCAGCCTGGCGACGGGTGTCTTGGGCGTGATCGCATCGGGTTTCGGTGACGAGTTCACCCTTGCCACCATCATCGCGTTCTCGGTGTTCTACCTGGGCGCCGCGGTCGGGCACGTACGGGAGATGGTGACCCGGCGTAATTTCAAGGCGGGCAACGCCGGTCCCATCTTCTTCTTCGACGTGCTGGTACCGATCTACCTGATCGTGTTGTACGTGTCGGTCACGTAG
- a CDS encoding acyl-CoA dehydrogenase family protein — protein sequence MSINLELPKKLRVTVDQAHQAAAEIFRPISRKYDLREHDYPVELDTLASLYDGLSETGQAGAGADGGRSQQKKDKPKAEGAVVNGGNMQSVVNVMETSWGDVGLMLSIPYQGLGNSAIAAVATDEQLERFGKVWAAMAITEPGFGSDSAAVSTTATLDGDEYVINGEKIYVTAGSRATHIVVWATVDKSAGRAAIKSFVVPRTHPGVTVERLEHKLGIKVSDTAAIRFENCRIPKENLLGSPEVDTKKGFGGVMQTFDNTRPLVAGMAVGVTRAALEELRAILDEAGIEVDYDRPAADQHAAAAEFLRMEADFEAAYLHTMRAAWMADNKQPNSTEASMSKAKAGRTATDVTNKVVELTGTLGYSERLLVEKWARDSKILDIFEGTQQIQNLIIARRVLNKSSAELK from the coding sequence ATGAGCATCAATCTCGAACTCCCGAAGAAGCTGCGCGTCACCGTCGACCAGGCCCATCAGGCGGCCGCGGAGATCTTCCGGCCCATCTCGCGCAAGTACGACCTGCGCGAGCACGACTACCCCGTCGAGCTCGACACCCTCGCCAGCCTGTACGACGGTCTGTCCGAGACCGGACAGGCCGGTGCGGGCGCCGACGGCGGACGTAGCCAACAGAAGAAAGACAAGCCCAAGGCCGAGGGCGCCGTGGTCAACGGCGGCAACATGCAGTCCGTCGTCAACGTGATGGAGACCTCCTGGGGCGATGTCGGCCTCATGCTCTCGATTCCCTATCAGGGACTGGGGAACTCGGCGATCGCCGCGGTGGCGACCGATGAGCAGCTCGAGCGCTTCGGCAAGGTGTGGGCGGCCATGGCCATCACCGAGCCCGGCTTCGGCTCCGATTCGGCCGCCGTGTCGACCACCGCCACCCTCGACGGTGACGAATACGTCATCAACGGCGAGAAGATCTACGTGACAGCGGGATCGCGCGCCACCCACATCGTCGTCTGGGCGACCGTCGACAAGAGCGCCGGCCGCGCCGCCATCAAGAGCTTCGTGGTGCCCCGTACCCATCCGGGTGTCACCGTCGAACGCCTCGAGCACAAGCTCGGTATCAAGGTTTCCGACACCGCGGCGATCCGCTTCGAGAACTGCCGGATCCCGAAGGAGAACCTGCTCGGCTCACCCGAGGTCGACACCAAGAAGGGCTTCGGCGGGGTCATGCAGACCTTCGACAACACCCGCCCGCTGGTGGCCGGCATGGCCGTCGGCGTGACCCGTGCCGCGCTCGAGGAACTGCGCGCGATTCTCGACGAGGCCGGCATCGAGGTCGACTACGATCGGCCTGCCGCCGACCAGCACGCCGCCGCTGCCGAATTCCTGCGCATGGAGGCTGATTTCGAGGCCGCGTACCTGCACACCATGCGGGCCGCCTGGATGGCCGACAACAAACAGCCGAACTCGACCGAGGCGTCGATGTCCAAGGCGAAGGCGGGCCGCACCGCCACCGACGTCACCAACAAGGTCGTCGAACTCACCGGCACCCTCGGCTACTCGGAGCGGTTGCTGGTGGAAAAGTGGGCGCGCGACTCCAAGATCCTCGACATCTTCGAGGGGACGCAGCAGATCCAGAATCTGATCATCGCCCGGCGGGTGCTGAACAAGAGCAGCGCCGAACTCAAGTGA
- a CDS encoding acyl-CoA dehydrogenase family protein, with product MTTHTEPRDTSAVGRNPHPRNFIGTAMRVLTTVTGSEFAEKYKIREPINRIAYQGTKTGFQTLGAANRAFKAAQGGGSGQAKRLTSTPKDYFNLTPDDEQQMIAETVKEFATELLRPAAHDADAAAAAPEDLVKRSAELGITMINVPEEFEGAASERGVVTNALVAEAMAYGDMGLALPLLAPSGVATTLTNFGTDEQQRTYLPDFAGENVPQSAVVIAEPRPLFDAFSLSTKATRVPSGFRLNGVKSFVPAAGSSELFIVGAQLDGKPALFIVESDTKGLIVEADPGMGVRAAGMGRLLLQDVAVPATAIIGGEADAATSAYRDVVRLSRLGWSALAAGTARAVLDYVIPYVNEREAFGEPISNRQAVAFMVATMATEVDSIRLVTLRGAARAEQGLSFAREAALARKLTIDKGLQIGLDGVQLLGGHGFTKEHPVERWYRDLRGAGIGEGIVVL from the coding sequence ATGACAACCCACACCGAACCGCGCGACACCTCCGCAGTCGGCCGCAACCCGCACCCGCGCAACTTCATCGGCACCGCGATGCGCGTCCTGACCACGGTGACGGGCTCCGAGTTCGCCGAGAAGTACAAGATCCGCGAACCGATCAACCGCATCGCCTACCAGGGCACCAAGACCGGATTCCAGACCCTCGGGGCGGCGAACCGCGCGTTCAAGGCCGCTCAGGGCGGCGGCTCCGGCCAGGCCAAGCGTCTCACCAGCACGCCCAAGGACTACTTCAACCTCACCCCCGACGACGAACAGCAGATGATCGCCGAGACGGTGAAGGAGTTCGCCACCGAGCTCCTGCGTCCGGCCGCACACGACGCCGACGCCGCCGCGGCGGCCCCCGAAGACCTGGTCAAGCGGTCTGCCGAGCTCGGCATCACCATGATCAACGTCCCCGAGGAGTTCGAGGGCGCCGCCTCCGAGCGCGGGGTCGTCACCAACGCGCTCGTCGCCGAGGCGATGGCCTACGGCGACATGGGCCTGGCGCTTCCGCTCCTCGCGCCGAGTGGCGTGGCCACCACCCTGACCAACTTCGGTACCGACGAGCAGCAGCGCACCTACCTGCCCGACTTCGCCGGGGAGAACGTGCCCCAGTCCGCGGTCGTCATCGCCGAGCCGCGTCCGCTGTTCGACGCCTTCTCGTTGAGCACCAAGGCAACTCGCGTGCCGAGCGGGTTCCGTCTCAATGGTGTCAAGTCCTTCGTCCCGGCCGCCGGCTCGTCGGAACTGTTCATCGTCGGCGCCCAGCTCGACGGCAAGCCGGCCCTCTTCATCGTCGAATCCGACACGAAGGGTCTGATCGTCGAGGCCGACCCGGGCATGGGCGTGCGCGCCGCGGGCATGGGTCGTCTGCTGCTGCAGGACGTCGCCGTCCCGGCGACCGCCATCATCGGCGGCGAGGCCGACGCCGCGACGTCGGCGTACCGCGACGTCGTTCGCCTGTCCCGGCTGGGCTGGTCGGCGCTGGCCGCGGGCACCGCACGCGCCGTCCTCGACTACGTCATCCCCTATGTGAACGAGCGCGAGGCGTTCGGCGAGCCGATCTCCAACCGTCAGGCGGTGGCCTTCATGGTCGCCACGATGGCGACCGAGGTCGACTCGATCCGCCTCGTCACGCTGCGCGGTGCCGCGCGCGCCGAGCAGGGTCTGTCCTTTGCCCGCGAAGCCGCACTGGCGCGCAAGCTGACCATCGACAAGGGGCTGCAGATCGGCCTCGACGGCGTCCAGCTGCTCGGCGGCCACGGCTTCACCAAGGAACACCCCGTCGAGCGCTGGTACCGCGATCTCCGCGGTGCCGGCATCGGCGAAGGCATCGTCGTCCTCTGA
- a CDS encoding propionyl-CoA synthetase has translation MGRYIEAFTRAADDREAFWLDAATGVEWITPPTSALDDSAAPLYRWFPDATLNTCANALDRHVSAGHGDRTALIWDSAMVGEVRRYSYAELLDEVSRFAGVLTEQGIGYGDRVVIYMPMIPEAAVAMLACARIGAVHSVVFGGFAARELATRIDDAEPVAVLTASGGLEPGRVVEYLPMVAKAIELSATPPRVVIVKDRPEIGGVAADHEGWLDWDDVLAGADPVEPVPVEATDPLYILYTSGTTGKPKGVVRDNGGHAVALTWSMANIYDISAGDVWWTASDVGWVVGHSYIVYGPLLVGATSVMYEGKPVGTPDAGAFWRVIGEHGVKALFTAPTAIRAIRKADPDATELSRYDVSSLETLFAAGERLDPDTFTWASEVLGVPVVDHWWQTETGWAIAANLRGLEPMPIKAGSPTVPVPGYRVGVVDAEGNSLDPGEEGNIVIGLPLPPGTLAGLWRDEERYRKSYLSAFDGFYLTGDSGYVDADGYVFVLGRSDDVINVAGHRLSTGSIEAVVASHPAVAECAVIGIHDELKGQRPSGYVVLKSGVDIDAETLRTELVAMVRDEIGAVATFRDVTVVPALPKTRSGKILRKTMRQIADHEEYTVPSTIEDPDVLTALAAQLEG, from the coding sequence ATGGGCCGGTACATCGAAGCGTTCACACGAGCAGCCGACGATCGGGAGGCGTTCTGGCTCGACGCCGCCACCGGCGTCGAATGGATCACCCCACCCACCTCCGCACTCGACGACTCGGCCGCCCCGCTCTACCGCTGGTTCCCGGACGCGACGCTGAACACCTGCGCCAACGCCCTTGATCGCCATGTGTCGGCGGGACACGGCGACCGGACCGCGCTGATCTGGGACTCGGCGATGGTGGGCGAGGTCCGTCGGTACTCCTACGCCGAACTGCTCGACGAGGTCTCACGATTCGCCGGTGTCCTCACCGAGCAGGGGATCGGTTACGGCGATCGCGTGGTGATCTACATGCCGATGATCCCCGAGGCGGCCGTCGCGATGCTGGCGTGCGCGCGGATCGGCGCGGTGCACTCGGTGGTCTTCGGCGGTTTCGCCGCTCGTGAGCTCGCGACCCGTATCGACGACGCCGAGCCCGTCGCCGTCCTCACCGCCTCAGGCGGTCTGGAACCGGGCCGGGTCGTCGAGTATCTGCCGATGGTGGCCAAGGCCATCGAGTTGTCGGCGACGCCCCCGCGCGTCGTCATCGTCAAGGACCGTCCCGAGATCGGCGGTGTCGCAGCGGATCACGAGGGTTGGCTCGACTGGGACGACGTGCTCGCCGGTGCCGATCCGGTCGAGCCGGTTCCGGTCGAGGCCACGGACCCGCTGTACATCCTCTACACCTCGGGGACCACCGGGAAGCCCAAGGGCGTCGTCCGCGACAACGGCGGGCATGCGGTGGCCCTGACATGGTCGATGGCGAACATCTACGACATCTCTGCCGGCGACGTGTGGTGGACCGCCTCGGATGTGGGGTGGGTCGTCGGACACTCCTACATCGTGTACGGGCCCCTCCTCGTCGGAGCGACATCGGTGATGTACGAGGGAAAGCCGGTCGGTACCCCGGACGCGGGCGCGTTCTGGCGTGTCATCGGTGAACACGGGGTGAAGGCGTTGTTCACCGCACCCACCGCGATCCGCGCCATCCGCAAGGCGGACCCGGACGCCACCGAACTGAGCAGGTACGACGTGTCCTCGCTCGAGACGTTGTTCGCGGCGGGCGAGCGACTCGACCCGGACACTTTCACGTGGGCCTCGGAGGTGCTCGGTGTCCCGGTCGTGGACCACTGGTGGCAGACCGAGACCGGTTGGGCGATCGCGGCGAATCTCCGTGGGCTGGAGCCGATGCCGATCAAGGCGGGCTCGCCGACGGTCCCCGTTCCCGGCTACCGCGTGGGCGTCGTCGACGCCGAGGGCAATTCGCTGGACCCGGGCGAGGAGGGCAACATCGTCATCGGTCTGCCGCTGCCGCCCGGAACCCTCGCCGGGTTGTGGCGCGACGAGGAGCGGTACCGCAAGTCGTATCTGTCGGCGTTCGACGGCTTCTACCTGACCGGTGACTCCGGCTACGTCGATGCCGACGGTTACGTGTTCGTTCTCGGCCGGTCCGACGACGTGATCAACGTTGCCGGACACCGGCTCTCGACGGGCAGTATCGAGGCGGTGGTGGCGTCGCACCCGGCGGTGGCCGAGTGCGCGGTCATCGGCATCCACGACGAACTGAAGGGCCAGCGTCCCAGCGGGTACGTGGTGCTCAAGTCCGGCGTCGACATCGACGCCGAGACTCTGCGCACCGAACTCGTGGCCATGGTGCGCGACGAGATCGGGGCCGTCGCGACGTTCCGCGACGTGACGGTGGTGCCGGCGCTGCCGAAGACACGGTCGGGCAAGATCCTCCGAAAGACCATGCGACAGATCGCCGACCACGAGGAGTACACCGTGCCCTCCACCATCGAGGACCCCGATGTCCTGACCGCGCTGGCCGCACAACTCGAGGGCTGA
- the crcB gene encoding fluoride efflux transporter CrcB → MIAFAVMVAGALGAVTRFVVDGAIRRRWPSTTPWGTFAINVSGSALLGVLAGLVVFHGAPHDWQLVFGTGFCGGYTTFSTAAFETVRLGQQKDRWRSAAYAVGTLVASVFACAAAVWVVWLV, encoded by the coding sequence GTGATCGCGTTCGCCGTGATGGTGGCGGGAGCGCTCGGTGCCGTCACCCGGTTCGTCGTCGACGGAGCGATTCGACGCCGATGGCCGTCGACGACGCCCTGGGGCACCTTCGCGATCAACGTCAGCGGGTCGGCACTGTTGGGTGTGCTCGCCGGTCTCGTCGTCTTCCACGGGGCGCCGCACGACTGGCAACTGGTCTTCGGGACCGGATTCTGCGGTGGCTACACGACTTTCAGCACGGCTGCGTTCGAGACGGTGCGGCTGGGGCAGCAGAAGGACAGGTGGCGGTCCGCCGCGTACGCCGTCGGAACGCTGGTCGCGTCGGTGTTCGCGTGTGCGGCCGCCGTGTGGGTCGTGTGGCTCGTCTGA
- a CDS encoding alpha/beta fold hydrolase, translated as MFAKVRPTIDTFAATPDGATFFAHYDALVQRSSATPLDIGSRFGTTRVNSFGPAGTRPVILLPGGGATSMAWVNVAGSLARTRRVHAVDLINDVGRSHVTRPPDTAGDLLDWLSSVLDGLGAARVDLAGHSYGAMVALAYAVGPGKDRVDRLALVDPTSSFTGLRTTYLLRALPVLLSPNPGRLRRFLRWETGGAALNPDWRDMYCAGARFPTAPTVVPKRPTDEALSALGDGGSVTVIVAPDSRAHDPRVVSRRVRALLPSARVTMLHSGSHHTVPLEPADEIADALVGAFDDTSA; from the coding sequence ATGTTCGCCAAGGTCCGCCCGACGATCGACACCTTTGCCGCCACGCCCGACGGCGCCACGTTCTTCGCCCACTACGACGCCCTCGTGCAGAGGTCGTCCGCCACACCACTCGACATCGGCAGTCGGTTCGGCACCACGCGAGTCAACAGTTTCGGACCGGCCGGGACCAGACCGGTGATTTTGCTGCCAGGCGGCGGGGCGACCTCGATGGCCTGGGTGAACGTCGCCGGCTCCCTCGCACGAACACGCCGGGTACACGCAGTCGACCTCATCAACGACGTCGGCCGTTCCCACGTGACCCGGCCCCCGGACACCGCAGGCGACCTACTCGACTGGCTGTCGTCCGTCCTCGACGGGCTCGGCGCCGCACGCGTCGACCTCGCCGGCCACTCCTACGGTGCCATGGTCGCGCTGGCCTACGCGGTCGGTCCCGGCAAGGACCGGGTGGACCGGCTCGCGCTCGTCGACCCCACCTCGTCCTTCACCGGCCTGCGCACGACCTATCTCCTGCGGGCTCTGCCAGTCTTGTTGTCTCCCAACCCCGGGCGGCTCCGGCGTTTCCTCCGATGGGAGACCGGTGGGGCCGCGTTGAACCCCGACTGGCGTGACATGTACTGCGCCGGAGCCCGGTTCCCCACCGCGCCGACCGTGGTTCCGAAACGGCCCACCGATGAAGCACTCTCGGCACTGGGAGACGGCGGGTCGGTGACCGTGATAGTCGCCCCCGACAGCCGGGCGCACGATCCGAGGGTCGTCTCACGGCGTGTACGGGCATTGTTGCCCTCGGCGCGGGTGACGATGCT